A window of Osmerus mordax isolate fOsmMor3 chromosome 11, fOsmMor3.pri, whole genome shotgun sequence genomic DNA:
AAATGGGCATCTGGCCTAGTATTTAACTGTAGCCGGTGTTAatcggttaaactcactcctcaggtatgtaacaggccacccgcgccagcaaatagctagctttttgttggcgtagctggtagtggtcgcgcttgggatgtcagaggtgGCGGGTTCAATCCCAGTGAGGGGTGAACATCGGCCGAGTGTACCTCTGATGGAGCAaggccacgtctgttacataacTATTTGGGTTGAATAAGGTTATATTCTTGTCTTGCAAGCATTGGCGTTGGCAAGCTGCCACCCCAACAAAAAAGACTTGCCACCCCAATCTCGCTATGCTAAAATATATTATTAGTACATTATAGTAGGCCTGCATTTtattcaatcattaaaataataTTATTGTTATCATTAGAGCTACAACGCTTATTAATGGTGGTAATTCTTTCCCGCGCCTGCTCCATCCACACCACAAATACCTCCTGCCACCTCTTTGCCACCCCAGGTGAAAATGTCTACATCCGCCCCTGCTTGCACGAATCATTCTTTGAAATCCCAATGCGATCCCAATTTGACTGACATACATCCTTAATGGTTCTTGATGGAATTTGCCAACAGGAAATAGAGTGTTTTAACAGATGGTGGACCAAGACGATGTTCAGAAAAATGCGCATCTGGAACCAAGTATCTGTGACAACATCGTCCGACGTACCCACCTGCAGAATCAGTGGCTGGCACTGGGCGCCACAGGCGTCAACAGGTGAAAAAAACATAGGCCCTACTCCCCGGCTGCAGACTTCAAAAATAGAATTATGTCAATATACACCATAAATACATGCTCTTTCCTTCATTTGCGTGTAGTCCAATATTCGTTGGTACAGAGACAGATTTAAGAAAATACCTATAGCCTATGAATGAGTTCCCTAATGGTAAAGATATTTTCTAGACTATATGGCTCATAAGTCTTTGACCCCATTCCCACCATCTAGTCTATACGACAAATGTGCGCAGTTTGAGACCATGTGAGAATTGAAGAGCGGAGGTACGGCAAATTGTTGTTTTAAAACTGGGCGGTACTGTCTCTGCCCTACCATTCGACTGACGTGCCCAGATCGTGGCTTCGACACCTGATCCCCTCAAAGCACAAGGATTCTGCCAAAGTTTAAAGAACGAGATTGAGATGCAGGACTGTTGGATTTAGGCAAAAGTGGATGGCAATAACAGTAATAATTCTGGAGAAAAAGTACGTCGAGAATAGAGGATGACAGATTTATGAAAGGAGAGCTGACTTGGAGCTCCAGTTTTGTCcaaactatatatatatttttaacaaGGTTACAGTTTGGATTCTTGAACGCAATGCATGATCGCCCCGGGAACAAAATATTGTCCAGCATAACCCATGCATAATGCCAAAGATTTTTAATACAAGAAATCAAGTTTTGCATCACCTTTGCATCTGCTCTGAAGTCTGAACTGTGAAATTAAAAGGACTCTAAGTAGCCTACGGAGTAACCGAAATGAAGTTAAAAGACTTAACACCCGGTTTCCAGAGGCGAGGGACTAGTTTAAGACTTCTACTATTGGTGTTCATTACCACTGTGATAGATTGGGTCGGCGGGATCCCGACGTGGAGGATAGAGGTATGTGTATTACTATAGCCAAATAAAATAGCATATAAGTGAAAATGTCATAACCACATAAACGTGTCCATTGCTTGTTGTCGGCTTTTGCAAAAAATCGTCTAGAAAGCTGTGGAGTAGCGGCTCTCACATGTGTGTGACAGATATTTGCAGCACAGAGGCAGATCGAGAGAGAATGTCAAAGGGGGTCAGGATGAGAACAGGGAGTTGTGTTGCATATGTAAAGAATCACCCTACTATGCAACGTAGTTTTTCTTCAAATCGATGATATGCCAACAATATAGTGGGTATTGGTTGCTAGAATAGAAAGGATTGAATTGTGGCATGGATTTTCTTAAATCTGGTGTTCAATGACGTCAACATCGGGTGCTTTTTTTCTTCCGTTCTCTTCACATTCTCATAGGGAGCAGATGTGATCTCTCAAAAGCCACTTATAGAGACCTTCACGTCTGTGCATCCTCTGTCAGGAGGGACAATGAGCCGGTCCAAACGCTATGCCATCAACCCTTTAGGCCACAAATGGGAGCACTTTAACATCACCTACAAGTAAGAGAATTAAAGAGTGGAGAGGGAACTTTGGCATCGATTCTGTTGTCATTCAGGAGTCTACAACAGTTGTGTGAATGCCAGGGATGCAAGAATGGTTGCCGAGTGCTTCCAGTGATATTGATGAAAGACATGAACGTGCTGATGGTGTGTATTTTCACAAAGCTAAGTTTGGATGGTGTTTGACTGGGTAAACAcgtttttctttgttctttaaGCTCCATCGTCTGTCATGTCCTGTGTATTTGTCAGAATCACCAAGTTCCCCAACACCCTGAACAAAGATGACACCCGTAAAGCAATCAGCATTGCATTCACCAAGTGGagtgatgtgtcccctctctctttcaatgaAATCACAAACCCCAACAAGAGCGCTGACATCATTATTGGTAAGAAAGAACATCAGTAACAAAATCTAGGAAAGGgggtttctgtcttttaaagtCTGATGTTCCTTTTATgaaacatgcatgtgtgtgtgtgtgtgtttgtcaggctTCTACACCTTTAACCACACAGACTGCTGGTGGTCTCCACTGCACCCATGCTTCGATGGACTGAATGGGGAGCTTGCCCATGCCTTCCTGCCACCCCGAGGAGAGATCCACTTTGACAACCACGAGTTCTGGATTCTGGGAAAGTCCCGCTTCAGCTGGAAACAAGGTGCAGTCCATCATGTCTGCAGAGGCTCTGCGTCCAGTCCCAATGAGTAGCTGATGAAGAGGATCCAGATGGCGAGGATGACAAAAAAGAATAGAAGGCTAACAGAGCCATCAACAGAGAATTTCATGTTGAAATATTGTACATGCCCTTCATACGTATTCACCTCCATAACCCCTGTAGTTGTTCATTTGTTTCCTTTTCTTGTATTCATCCTATTTGATtccccccccaggtgtgtggTTGAATGACCTGGTCCAGGTTGCAGCACATGAGATCGGCCATGCTCTTGGTTTGTGGCACTCCCGTGATCCCCAGGCCCTGATGCACCCCAACGCCACCTATACTGGCCAGAGGAACATTGCCCAGGATGACATCTGGGGTATCCAGCGGCTTTATGGTAACTCTGACAAACTATAATGTAGCAGGCTGGCTCGATAAGTCTTGTATAAAATGGAATTCAGTTTAAGCACTATCCATACATGTCTTTGTGCTCTGCCCAATGTGCATGTGCTGTGTTTCAGGATGCATGGACAagaggcgtgtgtgtgacccaTGGGCTCGTCTTGGCTTctgtgagaggaggaaaagCTTCATGAAGAAACACTGTCCTCAACGTTGCGATCTCTGCTATGGTTAGGCTGACAATTGTTCTGTAAATCTAGGTCTGATGGTGTGTTTAACGAAACCAAAAACTATTCTTATGATTGTTTATCTTTCCATGTCACGTGGGAAATTGGTTGTGCATTTGCAAGAGGCATTGCCTGACAATGTTTGCAAAATGTATAACTATTTAAAACTATGTGCTATGTAGCCAATGTTTTGAGTTTAGCCAATCACCTCTTTGGCGGATAGCCTTGTTTTagctgtggctcgagataccgcagacggcggcctgtgttcagaagggttttattacttttattacttgtattattgtttttattgattttatgtaaagcactttgacctgcaattcttgtatgaaatgtgttacataaagtcttattattattttgtcctCAGATAACCAGCCCCTTATTGGTGGAATGTAAGCctgtgggaggctggggctggggtttaaTGGTTGTGGTATGTCACTCTCTTCCTACAGAACCCCTGGAGGCAGTTACCACACCAACTACACCTCCAGCCAATGTCAAGATCAAGATGGTTCCTCGTGGAAAGGTTGTGGGCTTTCGCTGTGGAACAAAGAATCCTCGATCACCTCCCAAAGTCAGGTGAGTGTTTAAAACTAAGGGACCCATTTCTGAGTTTAAGAAACTATTATTCAAGGTTTCTTAGTCCTTTTTAGTTTATTTGATTTAAAAGTATGCCTATAGAATATATTTTATTGATTTACTGTTTCCATCTTCTCTTTTCTGGGCCGATCTTGCTCCAGCTGGTACAAAGATGGAGAGCAACTACTCACTTCCATCCCTGGTTACATCATCATGAAAGACCGTGATCTCCGCATCGTAGCCAATGAGTTCAACGAGGGCATTTACACCTGTCGAGTCCATCGCAGTGGCAACATTGTTTCAGCCAACTCTTGGGCCATCCGTTTAAAACCAGAGCAGTCTTCCAACACTTGAGTTATGTGACAGTAACAGGATGAAGGAGGGGAAaaactgagttgtgttgctgtaaattgtaaatTGAGTAAAGTGATGATGAACCAACATACATGCCAACTGGGACTTTTCTCAAAGTTTCAACCTGTCTGCTGAAAGCACACATCCTGTCCACTATGGACCTCACAGAAATGTTGTGAAATTGGAATGGAGAGTGGATTGGATACCGGATTAACCTCATTCTCTTGGCATCACACCAAAGGGCTAATGTTATACACCCTTTAAATTGTCTAATGTAATCCCCATTTATGTTTTTGTTATGACACATCTCATTGTATAAGCCAACTGGTTTTAAATATTTCATTAAGTAACGTGTgagtaaagaaagaaaaaatgtgGTATTTCCAGGTCTTTTGTTAGTCATGAGTAAATAATTGTTAGTACAATTTATGAAGATTGAAATAATTGAAGACATAATGCAGCTAaccttctgtatattttattacAAAGTTTTATACCATGTTAGTTTGTTTTGTATGGATTTGAGAAAAATTAGCAAATATTCTCCAAGGTTATTTGGTGGTAGGAAGAACTGTACATTTTCACGTGTTTGCAACGCAATACAAAATTAAGCCTTTGAGTGCTATTCAAGTATTTTTACTTCAAACTGAAGCACATTTTTCCTCATCTTGTTCCAAGAGATGAAAGATAAACTCTCTGAACAGATCATACAATATATCAAATAACTGTTATACCCAGGGAactattaaaacaaaaaaacacaatagtTGCATAAAGAGTGCCATTATTCTTTGGAGGTGGCCAGTAGATGCATACACTTTATTGAAACTGACagacaaaacatcaaaaataaaCCACAGGCACAAAAAATGCCTGGAACTGGAAGCATAATTCAGTATTTACTACAATAACTTAAAGCTTTCCATTGTGTGAACAGATCCTCAATGTTGACAATCTATAATATCATGGGTTAAATTGGAGGTTAACATGTGCATTTTAAACAGAGACACATGGTCACTTTATACTGCAAACATTTATTTGGGCACTGGAGAATCCTCTAACAAGCTGTCTGGGACAATTAGTAACACAATGCAGCTGTGAGCTAAGGTGGTGCATAATAATCTAACACTGTTCTATGGCTTACCCTGTTACCTGATCAAGCAAAGTTGAAAGTTTCACATATTTCAACAAATTGTAGAactgaaaataaattaaaacagaTTCTTTGAATAAGACAAATCACATTGCAATCAGGTGATCAAACAACTACAAACCTAACTAAAAAGGTCCTAACGAAATCCTTTTGGTCATAGTTTCTATCTTGAGGAAGTactggagaaaagagagaatgtAGACTTATGGGGGAGAAGTAGCCGATGAAATCTTTTAGACTGCTCACTGATAAACTAAGTTTGTGTCTCCTGCCTGAGAGCAGAGGCATTCCATTGCTGCATGTAGGGGGatgtgcccccccccgcccctccttgtCTAGCCCaactaataaaaaaaatgtgttggagggAAGTCTTTGTTTGGGGATAAAGAAGCAGACAGCCGTTATGAGGCTGGGTTGGTTTTACACAGCCAAACATTCTGGAGGCACGGAGCTGTATGGTCTCCTAAGCTGGAGAGCATGCATGCGTCTTAGAATGTCAGCTACTTTTTATATATTATATCTTCAGTCAAaatattttgtgtttttaaacAGTTATAACGCCCCAGTCCAGTTCACAGAATGATAAAACATTATAAACTTGAACAAATTCTCTATGAAATTTCAGGTGGTCAACAACATAATTTTGAAATGGGTCAACCAAAGTTGACAGTGAATGCCACATTGACATGGAATAAAATACGATTAAAGTCTCAGTACATGTCAAGACTTGACCGAAACAGAGAtaaagggaggaaaggagggtttAGGAATGTCTTCTAATCGCCATTGTCATCTTCATCCTCGCTGATGCTGTATGATGCGTGGTGATTTGGTGGCGAGGACGGAG
This region includes:
- the mmp23bb gene encoding matrix metallopeptidase 23bb codes for the protein MKLKDLTPGFQRRGTSLRLLLLVFITTVIDWVGGIPTWRIEGADVISQKPLIETFTSVHPLSGGTMSRSKRYAINPLGHKWEHFNITYKITKFPNTLNKDDTRKAISIAFTKWSDVSPLSFNEITNPNKSADIIIGFYTFNHTDCWWSPLHPCFDGLNGELAHAFLPPRGEIHFDNHEFWILGKSRFSWKQGVWLNDLVQVAAHEIGHALGLWHSRDPQALMHPNATYTGQRNIAQDDIWGIQRLYGCMDKRRVCDPWARLGFCERRKSFMKKHCPQRCDLCYEPLEAVTTPTTPPANVKIKMVPRGKVVGFRCGTKNPRSPPKVSWYKDGEQLLTSIPGYIIMKDRDLRIVANEFNEGIYTCRVHRSGNIVSANSWAIRLKPEQSSNT